In Chelmon rostratus isolate fCheRos1 chromosome 4, fCheRos1.pri, whole genome shotgun sequence, a genomic segment contains:
- the LOC121605156 gene encoding regulator of G-protein signaling 5-like: MCKGLAALPQTCLERAKEIKSKLGVLLQKPENAIDLIIPYPEKPEKKPEKLQKPVPEEAAQWRESLDKVLNNSYGLTAFRSFLQSEFSDENIEFWMSCEDFKKTKNPVKMAAKAKKIYEDFIQSEGPREVNIDHFTKDVTLRNLVDLSPATFDLAQKRIYALMEKDSFGRFLRSEQYQELLVN, from the exons ATGTGTAAAGGATTAGCCGCTTTACCCCAAACCTGCCTTGAAAG GGCCAAGGAGATCAAGTCGAAATTGGGAGTTTTACTGCAGAAGCCGGAAAATGCCATCGACCTCATCATCCCCTACCCCGAGAAGCCGGAGAAGAAGCCGGAGAAGCTGCAGAA GCCTGTTCCCGAGGAGGCTGCTCAGTGGCGTGAGAGTCTGGACAAAGTCCTGAACAACAGCT ATGGTCTGACTGCTTTCCGTAGCTTCCTGCAGTCTGAGTTCAGTGACGAGAATATTGAGTTCTGGATGTCCTGCGAGGATTTCAAGAAGACCAAGAACCCTGTGAAGATGGCCGCCAAGGCCAAGAAGATTTACGAAGACTTCATCCAGTCTGAGGGACCTAGAGAG GTGAACATTGACCACTTCACCAAGGATGTGACCCTGAGGAACCTGGTGGATCTCTCCCCTGCGACCTTTGACCTGGCCCAGAAGAGGATCTATGCCCTGATGGAGAAGGACTCCTTCGGTCGTTTCCTCCGGTCTGAGCAGTACCAGGAGCTCCTGGTCAACTAA